The following are from one region of the Mesorhizobium sp. B2-8-5 genome:
- a CDS encoding type I secretion system permease/ATPase: MAMQNENAHAADFGFRALALFLRFHGVNAKPDQIRDRCGGGGAIGIRAMLRCAREFGLKVGSRKTRWKQLAGIRLPGIASLHDGGFLLLGKVSDKGAVVLHPPSSNAKLITRAEFEAIWDGRLILAGSQNIAQRALHALIGRGRDLARRACDILMRARFADRGDKAAQAASTASESGDDSGLIALAILLRCHGIAAEPDQIRHRMGAARVGVTEVLRCAKDFGLKARAQRTSWNRLAVTPLPGIAVLRDGGFLILGKVVDDKLLVQRPSSPQPITMTRAELESIWDGDIILMTRRAALTDLSRRFDIGWFLGAVHKYRHLLGEVLIASFFLQIFALISPLFFQVVIDKVLVHRSMSTLDVLVAGLIALTVFETVLGTLRVYLFAHTTNRIDVELGARLFRHLMALPIAYFQTRRVGDSVARVRELENIRQFLTSSALTLVIDLVFTVVFIAVMFYYTTPLTLIVLSSFPFYIGISAGAAPLFRRRLDEKFDRGSENQAFLVETVTGVETLKAMAVEPQMQRRWEEQLAAYVTASFRVLSLNNTASQAVQMINKLVVAATLYFGAKLVIGGDLTVGELVAFNMLAARVSMPVLRLAQIWQDFHQARLSIDRLGDILNTIPEPSFNPGRAALPAIRGQVTFEHATFRYRVDGPEVLHDVSFSVESGQVIGIVGSSGSGKSTIAKLIQRLYVPESGRVLVDGVDLAMVDLTWLRRQIGVVLQENVLFNRSIRENIALADPAMPMERVIAAASLAGAHDFILELPEGYDTIVGERGSSLSGGQRQRVAIARALITDPRILILDEATSALDYESERAIQQNMKRISAGRTVFVIAHRLSTVRHANRIITIEHGRIVEDGTHDDLIRSNGRYANLHYLQAGIHDVR, translated from the coding sequence ATGGCGATGCAGAACGAGAATGCCCACGCCGCAGACTTTGGATTTCGAGCCTTGGCTCTGTTCCTTCGCTTTCATGGCGTAAACGCTAAGCCCGACCAGATCCGCGATCGCTGTGGCGGCGGCGGTGCAATCGGCATCCGCGCGATGCTTCGTTGCGCCCGAGAGTTCGGGCTTAAGGTCGGTTCGCGCAAGACACGGTGGAAACAACTTGCGGGTATCCGGTTGCCCGGCATCGCTTCACTGCATGATGGCGGATTTCTGCTTCTCGGAAAGGTCAGCGACAAAGGCGCGGTTGTGCTGCATCCGCCCTCGTCAAATGCGAAGCTGATCACCCGCGCGGAATTCGAAGCAATCTGGGACGGCCGTTTGATCTTGGCTGGATCACAGAACATTGCGCAGCGGGCGCTTCATGCCCTTATTGGCCGTGGGCGTGATCTGGCACGGCGCGCCTGCGATATCTTGATGCGTGCTCGTTTCGCCGATCGAGGCGATAAGGCCGCCCAGGCGGCGAGCACTGCATCTGAGAGCGGCGATGACTCAGGGCTCATCGCCTTGGCGATATTGCTGCGTTGCCATGGCATCGCGGCCGAGCCGGACCAAATCCGGCATCGCATGGGCGCGGCGCGAGTGGGTGTTACCGAAGTCCTGCGCTGTGCAAAGGATTTCGGACTCAAGGCTCGGGCACAGAGGACGAGCTGGAATCGGCTTGCGGTTACTCCGCTGCCGGGAATCGCCGTGCTTCGGGACGGTGGATTCCTGATCCTCGGCAAAGTCGTCGATGACAAGCTCCTCGTTCAGCGCCCATCGTCGCCGCAACCCATTACAATGACCCGGGCCGAACTTGAGTCCATCTGGGACGGCGACATCATCCTGATGACCCGGCGCGCAGCCCTGACGGACCTGTCCCGTCGGTTTGACATCGGCTGGTTTCTCGGCGCGGTTCACAAGTACCGCCATCTTCTCGGCGAAGTGCTGATCGCGTCATTCTTCCTTCAGATCTTTGCCCTCATCTCGCCGCTGTTCTTCCAGGTGGTCATCGACAAGGTGCTCGTGCATCGAAGCATGAGCACGCTCGACGTCCTGGTCGCGGGCCTTATCGCGCTGACCGTTTTCGAAACTGTTCTCGGCACGCTGCGCGTCTATCTGTTCGCGCACACGACGAACCGCATCGACGTCGAGCTCGGCGCCCGGCTGTTTCGTCACCTGATGGCGTTGCCGATCGCATATTTCCAGACACGCCGCGTCGGGGATTCAGTCGCACGCGTCCGCGAGCTCGAGAATATCCGGCAGTTCCTGACGAGCTCGGCGCTCACGCTTGTCATCGATCTCGTCTTCACCGTCGTTTTCATTGCGGTGATGTTCTATTACACGACTCCGTTGACGCTGATCGTCCTGTCGTCGTTCCCATTCTACATCGGCATTTCTGCGGGAGCTGCGCCGCTGTTTCGCCGGCGCCTTGATGAGAAGTTCGATCGCGGCTCGGAGAATCAAGCTTTCCTGGTCGAGACCGTCACGGGCGTCGAGACGTTGAAGGCCATGGCGGTCGAGCCGCAGATGCAGCGCCGCTGGGAGGAGCAGCTCGCCGCCTATGTGACCGCAAGCTTCCGCGTGCTCAGCCTGAACAATACGGCGAGCCAGGCGGTGCAGATGATCAACAAGCTGGTCGTCGCCGCAACCCTTTACTTCGGCGCCAAGCTCGTGATCGGCGGCGACCTGACCGTCGGCGAACTCGTCGCATTCAATATGCTGGCCGCGCGCGTGAGCATGCCTGTGCTGCGGCTCGCGCAGATCTGGCAGGATTTCCATCAGGCCCGCCTGTCGATCGATCGTCTCGGCGATATCCTCAACACCATTCCCGAGCCAAGCTTCAATCCTGGCCGCGCCGCACTGCCGGCGATCCGCGGGCAGGTGACATTCGAGCACGCGACTTTCCGCTACCGAGTCGACGGCCCCGAGGTGCTGCACGATGTATCGTTCAGCGTCGAGTCCGGTCAGGTCATCGGCATCGTGGGCTCCTCGGGCTCCGGCAAGAGCACCATCGCCAAGCTGATACAGCGGCTCTATGTGCCGGAGAGTGGACGCGTGCTGGTCGATGGCGTCGATCTGGCGATGGTCGACCTAACCTGGCTTCGACGCCAGATCGGCGTAGTCTTGCAAGAGAACGTGCTCTTCAACCGATCCATTCGCGAGAACATCGCGCTCGCTGATCCGGCTATGCCCATGGAGCGCGTCATTGCAGCGGCCTCGCTTGCCGGCGCTCACGATTTCATCCTGGAGCTGCCCGAGGGCTATGACACCATCGTGGGCGAACGCGGCAGCAGTCTTTCCGGCGGGCAACGCCAGCGTGTCGCAATCGCCCGGGCACTCATTACCGATCCGCGCATCCTCATCCTCGATGAGGCGACCAGCGCCCTGGATTACGAAAGCGAGCGCGCCATTCAGCAGAACATGAAACGAATTTCTGCCGGCCGAACCGTCTTCGTCATCGCTCATCGGCTCTCGACCGTGCGCCACGCGAACCGGATCATCACGATCGAGCATGGACGCATCGTCGAGGATGGCACCCATGATGACCTAATCCGCTCGAACGGGCGCTACGCAAACCTCCACTATCTGCAAGCTGGCATCCATGACGTCCGCTAG
- a CDS encoding mannose-1-phosphate guanylyltransferase/mannose-6-phosphate isomerase, with protein sequence MPGRIVCFVMSGGVGSRLWPLSREDNPKQFHDLSGDGSMLAKTVRRLKARPEGETPIYLIASERHADRVISDIGPLGLDGGRPIFEPVGRNTAAAVAIATLQTIFEHGGDALVLVVPSDHEISTEAQFWETVEVGRPVAESGRLVIFGIKPTHPETGYGYIEVAANADGVAAVARFVEKPNAETARQYASSGRFYWNAGIFLFRADTMRRAFLEFRPDIWDSAERAHKTARDDVSGIYLPQSFYSAVPSTSIDYAVMEHAHDTAMVTASFRWNDLGSWQSLLEASPTDSDGNVVMGDVVAMDCSSSYLRSQGRLLTVIGMKDVAVVATPDAVFVAPVSHSQNVKKVVEQLEKSGRLETKLTASEDRVIVSGSWRKRVEHWLFNETLPVWSTAGVDDVYGGFHESLGFDARPLRKPKRTRTMARQIYAFAVAKERGWPGPADKLINHGIDFIAKYGRTDRGGWVRTLNCNGSVADPAEDAYDQACVLLALAHAHRCGHQDALRLAQETFHFIDTHLEDGSLNGFLESPVWSGARFSNPHMHMLESFLAWHGVTGERAYLRRAARVIDLFRCHFFDQESWTVGERFDVDWLPLPGDDGQWTEPGHHFEWASLLVDFARASGQKDLVAYARKLYSSAVASGLNRATGLAYAAVSRHGLPLDRLSRSWPQCEAIKAAVALDGIGGPDLKPEIEARVARLFRWHIDPAPLGLWVDRIDERGRSVATEVPASIFYHLVTALMQYLDKTGGQVEAFPLPVSEVGKSSLRQVYA encoded by the coding sequence ATGCCGGGCCGGATCGTATGTTTTGTCATGAGCGGGGGCGTTGGTTCACGGCTTTGGCCGCTCTCGCGCGAAGACAATCCCAAGCAATTCCACGACCTTTCCGGCGACGGATCCATGCTTGCGAAGACCGTCCGGCGTCTCAAGGCCCGGCCCGAAGGTGAGACCCCAATCTACCTGATAGCGTCCGAGCGGCATGCCGATCGCGTTATTTCCGACATCGGTCCACTCGGCCTGGACGGCGGCAGACCGATTTTCGAGCCAGTTGGCCGCAATACCGCCGCGGCAGTCGCCATAGCCACCCTGCAAACGATCTTCGAGCATGGCGGCGACGCGCTTGTGCTCGTGGTCCCCTCCGATCATGAGATATCAACCGAGGCGCAATTCTGGGAAACGGTCGAGGTGGGCCGGCCTGTGGCCGAGTCAGGACGCCTTGTCATATTCGGCATCAAGCCGACACATCCGGAAACCGGGTACGGTTACATCGAGGTTGCGGCAAATGCCGACGGCGTGGCCGCCGTTGCGCGCTTTGTCGAGAAGCCCAATGCCGAGACAGCTCGCCAATACGCGTCGTCGGGAAGGTTCTATTGGAACGCCGGCATCTTCCTGTTTCGCGCAGACACGATGCGGCGAGCATTTCTCGAGTTCCGGCCGGACATCTGGGACAGCGCCGAACGGGCCCACAAGACCGCACGGGACGACGTTTCGGGCATCTACCTGCCACAGAGTTTCTACTCGGCTGTCCCGTCGACCTCGATCGACTACGCCGTCATGGAGCATGCCCACGACACCGCGATGGTTACGGCCTCCTTCCGCTGGAATGATCTTGGATCGTGGCAGTCGCTGCTCGAAGCCAGCCCGACCGACAGCGACGGCAACGTCGTGATGGGGGACGTCGTCGCGATGGACTGCAGCAGCTCCTACCTTCGAAGCCAGGGCAGGCTGCTGACCGTCATTGGAATGAAGGATGTGGCCGTGGTGGCAACGCCAGACGCGGTATTCGTCGCCCCCGTCAGCCACAGCCAGAACGTCAAGAAGGTTGTCGAACAGTTGGAGAAGAGCGGACGACTCGAGACCAAGTTAACAGCGTCGGAAGACCGGGTCATCGTCAGCGGGTCATGGCGCAAGCGCGTCGAGCACTGGCTTTTCAACGAAACCCTGCCGGTGTGGTCCACTGCAGGCGTTGACGACGTGTATGGCGGATTCCATGAGTCGCTCGGTTTTGACGCGAGGCCGCTACGCAAGCCCAAGCGCACGCGGACGATGGCTCGTCAGATCTACGCTTTCGCGGTGGCCAAGGAACGCGGTTGGCCTGGACCCGCCGACAAACTTATCAACCACGGGATCGACTTCATCGCGAAATACGGTCGCACCGACCGCGGCGGCTGGGTACGCACCCTAAATTGCAACGGCAGCGTGGCTGACCCGGCGGAGGATGCCTACGACCAAGCCTGCGTGCTGCTGGCGCTTGCCCATGCTCATCGATGCGGCCACCAGGACGCCCTGCGGCTTGCACAGGAGACATTTCATTTCATCGACACGCATCTCGAGGACGGCAGCCTGAACGGCTTCCTCGAGAGCCCCGTCTGGAGCGGGGCGCGGTTCTCGAACCCGCACATGCACATGCTGGAATCCTTCCTTGCCTGGCATGGGGTCACGGGCGAGCGCGCATATCTGCGTCGCGCGGCACGCGTCATCGATCTCTTCCGATGCCATTTCTTCGACCAGGAGAGCTGGACAGTTGGAGAACGCTTCGACGTCGATTGGCTGCCGTTGCCGGGGGACGATGGACAGTGGACCGAACCAGGGCACCATTTCGAATGGGCCTCTCTCCTCGTCGATTTCGCGCGGGCGAGCGGCCAGAAGGACTTGGTAGCATATGCGAGAAAGCTCTATTCCTCGGCGGTTGCCAGCGGTTTGAACCGGGCCACGGGTCTGGCCTATGCAGCCGTCTCGCGCCACGGACTGCCCCTCGACCGGCTTTCGCGAAGCTGGCCGCAATGCGAGGCGATCAAGGCGGCAGTTGCCCTTGATGGTATTGGCGGGCCTGATTTGAAACCCGAGATCGAAGCGCGCGTCGCCCGGCTCTTCAGATGGCATATCGATCCCGCACCGCTTGGCTTATGGGTCGACAGGATTGATGAGCGCGGAAGGTCAGTGGCGACGGAGGTCCCCGCGAGCATCTTCTACCACCTGGTCACGGCGTTGATGCAGTATCTGGACAAGACCGGGGGACAGGTCGAAGCTTTCCCGCTGCCGGTTTCGGAAGTAGGCAAGTCCTCGCTTAGGCAGGTCTACGCCTGA
- a CDS encoding phasin has protein sequence MSKTTAKTAETIENVEFPSFDASKASDQIRAFAEKGVEQSKEAYAKLKTGAEETQKVLESTYETAKTVSSDVSLKAIAALRANAEASFSHLEALVGAKTLSEVVELQTSFLRKRVEMAVEQAKEFQAVTTKAVEDVSKPVKSAFEKAMKDAKAA, from the coding sequence ATGTCCAAGACCACCGCAAAGACCGCAGAGACCATCGAGAACGTCGAATTCCCGAGCTTCGACGCTTCCAAGGCCTCCGACCAGATCCGCGCCTTCGCCGAGAAGGGCGTCGAGCAGTCGAAGGAAGCCTATGCCAAGCTGAAGACCGGCGCCGAGGAGACCCAGAAGGTTCTGGAGTCGACCTACGAGACCGCCAAGACCGTTTCCAGCGACGTTTCGCTGAAGGCCATCGCCGCGCTGCGCGCCAATGCCGAGGCCAGCTTCTCGCACCTCGAAGCCCTGGTCGGCGCCAAGACCCTTTCGGAAGTCGTCGAGCTGCAGACCTCCTTCCTGCGCAAGCGCGTCGAAATGGCCGTCGAGCAGGCCAAGGAGTTCCAGGCCGTTACCACCAAGGCGGTCGAGGACGTCTCCAAGCCGGTAAAGAGCGCCTTTGAGAAGGCGATGAAGGACGCCAAGGCTGCCTGA
- a CDS encoding PAS domain S-box protein, with translation MPPENYSFLDVAVLDAVRQRFAAGDALAILSTDLEQVIWANGPGASMFGYPDIEAIIGASARLPLVARRQIMATSGFPNIGSDRAITVRLATGMVSRAAGFLASAVTMPDGETSIMLAVPAAQISSRSAGEIASRAIGGFTEAGHFIAFVDAQGDVEAASDGFAALGIEPRTLAALVADVASSGDRVVKRLVPGTNTSYPAGFARLTDTRHLLVVIDEDQLDDSGAGQDDQPVADQGDQTGDQQVAAPEAVSAPPPGESPAIEPEPQPVQDNPMPVVAAGEGAEPTPEAPDGDALPDAESRTLARQRSTRTDHQADAADTSRQAADARAGQHDHWYFNAGNEDTGHAQPAALAEDAPEGAATAKGQGQDGGETAARETATPAQPTPPRDIDRSAPPLRFVWRTDAEGRFSALSPEFADIVGQPAADVIGRRFKDVAATFGLDASGEIAGLLDRRDTWSGRSVLWPVAGTGLKIPVDLAALPVYGRSRAFEGFRGFGVARSADAVADPEALGMALVPNAAPAGAAAAGAEPSVEQPGSEQTEQPKPEDPFQGEVPALTIVPKPERRFADKVIRLAEHRQPANDKQPGSDTPANQRSLSILERSAFREIGERLRKDSSAPAAERAAEADKQPDAAAAGKGAATVKEPANEARADANQPLAPDTAEDDGSEREASLASAAQAPEADDAKADAETAEAETEAEDQEDLARLDGIDGAAEADDTGQAETSAASGSLLNYADGEKPTEDAGVAPVSQPEQAEGTRQADESASTEPRQPVEQPEAEPVAAGQSGPDATADDDSMTADDFRDAQDNEDWAGSDANTAAAAEEQPAAPARPRLDVPPLKLSGFVPSAFSTGEEAKAPDTPILARLPVPLLIHSGDVLHYANEAFLELTGYGALDDLADAGGLGALFADPYAEDTAADESDHSLKLKTRNGQEFPIDALLRSVPWRGGRALMLVVRRSGEDDAAHFTAANDEPALQPDVPELKSRIAEMRTIIDTATDGVVLIGRDGDIRSISRPAEALFGFDSDEVAGKPFASLFAIESQRAARDYLAGLSEPGVASVLNDGREVIGREAQGRFIPLFMTIGRLPNDSGFCAVVRDITQWKRAEEDLTQARAVAERASSQKTDFLARISHEIRTPLNAIIGFSELMVDEKFGPITNDRYRDYLRDINRSGNHVLDLVNDLLDISKIEAGQQEMDYEAVSLNDTLAETVAMMQPQANRERVIIRSSFASRLPEVVADLRSVRQIALNVLSNAIRYTQAGGQVIVSTAYEASGDVVMRVRDTGIGMTQAEIEQALKPFKQINALKRGRGDGTGLGLPLTKAMVEANRARFAITSTPGEGTLVEVAFPSTRVLAE, from the coding sequence ATGCCGCCTGAAAACTACTCCTTCCTCGACGTTGCCGTGCTCGACGCGGTGCGCCAGCGCTTTGCCGCCGGCGACGCGCTGGCCATTTTATCGACCGACCTCGAACAGGTGATCTGGGCGAACGGACCGGGGGCGTCGATGTTCGGCTATCCGGATATCGAGGCCATCATCGGCGCCTCAGCGCGGCTGCCGTTGGTCGCGCGCCGGCAGATCATGGCGACCAGCGGCTTTCCCAACATCGGCAGCGATCGCGCCATCACGGTGAGGCTGGCCACCGGCATGGTGAGCCGCGCAGCCGGCTTCCTGGCCAGCGCCGTGACGATGCCGGACGGCGAGACGTCAATCATGCTGGCGGTGCCGGCGGCGCAGATCAGTTCGCGCAGCGCCGGCGAAATCGCCAGCCGTGCAATCGGCGGCTTTACCGAGGCCGGGCATTTCATTGCCTTCGTCGACGCGCAAGGCGATGTCGAAGCAGCCTCGGACGGCTTTGCGGCGCTCGGCATCGAGCCGCGGACGCTGGCTGCCCTGGTTGCGGATGTGGCAAGCAGCGGCGACCGCGTCGTCAAACGCCTCGTGCCGGGCACCAACACCTCCTATCCGGCCGGGTTTGCACGGCTCACCGATACGCGCCATCTGCTGGTGGTGATCGACGAGGACCAACTCGACGACTCCGGTGCCGGCCAAGACGATCAGCCGGTCGCCGACCAGGGCGATCAGACCGGCGATCAGCAAGTTGCCGCGCCCGAGGCGGTTAGCGCCCCGCCGCCAGGTGAAAGCCCGGCAATCGAGCCCGAGCCTCAGCCTGTCCAGGACAACCCAATGCCTGTCGTGGCGGCTGGCGAAGGGGCCGAGCCAACGCCGGAGGCTCCCGACGGCGACGCACTGCCCGACGCGGAGAGCCGGACCCTGGCGCGCCAGCGGTCTACCCGAACCGACCATCAGGCCGACGCCGCCGACACCAGCCGGCAGGCCGCCGATGCCCGCGCTGGCCAGCACGATCATTGGTACTTCAATGCCGGCAACGAGGACACCGGACATGCTCAACCGGCAGCGCTGGCGGAGGACGCACCGGAGGGCGCCGCCACGGCCAAAGGCCAAGGGCAGGATGGCGGCGAAACCGCCGCACGCGAAACCGCCACACCCGCCCAGCCGACCCCGCCCCGCGACATCGACCGCTCCGCGCCGCCATTGCGCTTCGTCTGGCGCACCGACGCCGAAGGCCGGTTCAGCGCGCTGTCGCCCGAATTCGCCGACATCGTCGGCCAGCCTGCCGCCGATGTGATCGGCCGCCGCTTCAAGGATGTTGCAGCCACTTTCGGCCTCGACGCCTCGGGCGAGATCGCCGGCCTGCTCGACCGGCGCGATACCTGGTCCGGCCGCTCGGTGCTGTGGCCGGTGGCCGGAACCGGCCTGAAGATCCCCGTCGATCTGGCGGCGCTGCCCGTCTATGGCCGCAGCCGCGCCTTCGAGGGGTTTCGCGGCTTCGGCGTCGCGCGCAGCGCCGACGCCGTGGCCGATCCGGAAGCGCTTGGCATGGCCCTGGTGCCGAATGCCGCACCAGCAGGAGCCGCTGCCGCCGGGGCCGAGCCGTCGGTCGAGCAGCCAGGCTCGGAACAGACCGAACAGCCGAAGCCTGAGGACCCCTTCCAGGGCGAAGTGCCGGCATTGACCATCGTGCCGAAGCCGGAGCGGCGCTTTGCCGACAAGGTGATAAGGCTGGCCGAGCATCGCCAGCCGGCCAACGACAAGCAGCCGGGAAGCGACACGCCGGCAAATCAGAGGAGCCTGTCGATCCTCGAGCGCAGCGCCTTCCGCGAGATCGGCGAGCGGCTGCGCAAGGACAGTTCCGCCCCTGCCGCGGAACGCGCCGCCGAAGCCGACAAGCAGCCAGATGCGGCCGCCGCCGGCAAGGGCGCGGCGACGGTGAAGGAACCGGCCAACGAAGCGAGGGCCGACGCAAACCAGCCGCTTGCGCCCGACACAGCGGAGGACGACGGTTCCGAGCGGGAAGCGAGCTTGGCATCCGCAGCGCAAGCCCCGGAAGCCGATGACGCGAAGGCCGATGCGGAGACCGCGGAAGCGGAGACCGAAGCGGAAGACCAGGAAGACCTGGCGCGGCTCGATGGCATCGATGGCGCCGCCGAGGCAGACGACACCGGCCAGGCCGAGACCTCGGCGGCTTCCGGCTCGCTGCTCAACTATGCCGATGGCGAGAAACCCACGGAAGACGCCGGCGTCGCGCCGGTTTCCCAGCCCGAGCAGGCAGAGGGCACCCGTCAGGCCGACGAATCTGCTTCCACGGAACCGCGGCAGCCGGTCGAACAGCCTGAGGCAGAGCCGGTCGCGGCCGGGCAGTCCGGCCCCGATGCGACGGCCGACGATGACAGCATGACCGCCGACGATTTCCGCGATGCGCAAGACAATGAGGATTGGGCAGGCTCCGACGCGAATACCGCGGCGGCGGCGGAAGAACAGCCGGCAGCGCCGGCGCGGCCGCGCCTCGACGTGCCGCCGCTCAAACTGTCGGGTTTCGTACCGTCCGCTTTTTCGACCGGAGAGGAAGCCAAGGCGCCCGATACACCCATCCTCGCCAGGCTGCCGGTGCCGCTGCTCATCCATTCGGGCGACGTGCTGCATTATGCCAACGAAGCCTTCCTCGAACTCACCGGCTACGGGGCGCTGGACGACCTCGCGGATGCGGGTGGCCTGGGCGCGCTCTTCGCCGATCCATATGCCGAGGACACCGCGGCGGACGAAAGCGACCACTCGCTGAAGCTCAAGACCCGCAACGGCCAGGAATTCCCGATCGATGCGCTGCTGCGCTCAGTGCCGTGGCGCGGCGGCAGGGCGCTGATGCTGGTGGTGCGGCGTTCCGGCGAGGACGACGCGGCGCATTTCACCGCCGCCAATGACGAACCGGCGCTGCAGCCGGACGTGCCGGAACTGAAGTCGCGCATTGCGGAAATGCGCACCATCATCGACACCGCCACGGACGGCGTCGTGCTGATCGGCCGCGACGGCGACATCCGCTCGATCAGCCGGCCGGCGGAGGCGCTGTTCGGTTTCGACAGCGACGAGGTCGCCGGCAAGCCCTTTGCCTCGCTGTTCGCCATCGAGAGCCAGCGCGCGGCGCGCGACTATCTCGCCGGCCTTTCGGAGCCGGGGGTGGCGAGCGTCTTGAATGACGGTCGCGAGGTCATCGGCCGCGAGGCGCAGGGACGTTTCATTCCGCTGTTCATGACCATCGGCCGGCTGCCCAACGACAGCGGCTTCTGCGCCGTGGTGCGCGACATCACGCAATGGAAGCGTGCCGAGGAAGACCTGACGCAAGCGCGCGCGGTGGCGGAGCGCGCCTCCTCGCAGAAGACGGATTTCCTGGCCCGCATCAGCCATGAGATCCGCACCCCGCTCAACGCCATCATCGGCTTTTCCGAGCTGATGGTGGACGAGAAATTCGGCCCGATCACCAACGACCGCTATCGCGACTATCTGCGCGACATCAACCGCTCGGGCAACCATGTGCTCGACCTCGTCAACGACCTGCTCGACATCTCGAAGATCGAGGCCGGTCAGCAGGAGATGGATTACGAGGCGGTGTCGCTCAACGACACGCTGGCCGAGACGGTGGCGATGATGCAGCCGCAGGCCAATCGCGAACGCGTCATCATCCGCTCCAGCTTCGCCTCGCGGTTGCCGGAAGTGGTGGCGGACCTGAGAAGCGTGCGCCAGATCGCCCTGAACGTCCTGTCCAACGCCATCCGCTACACCCAGGCCGGCGGCCAGGTGATCGTCTCGACCGCTTACGAAGCCTCGGGCGATGTCGTCATGCGCGTGCGCGACACCGGCATCGGCATGACCCAGGCCGAGATCGAGCAGGCGCTGAAACCGTTCAAGCAGATCAATGCGTTGAAGCGCGGACGCGGCGACGGCACTGGCCTTGGCCTGCCCCTCACCAAGGCCATGGTGGAGGCGAACCGCGCCCGTTTCGCCATCACCTCGACGCCTGGCGAAGGAACCCTGGTCGAGGTCGCCTTCCCGTCGACCCGCGTGCTCGCGGAGTAA
- a CDS encoding HlyD family type I secretion periplasmic adaptor subunit encodes MTSASRNIVPFPRAQVRRREHEVAFLPAALEITETPPSPIGRAIAASIVAVFCVALVWASLGSIDIVATATGKIVPDGRSKLIQPFETGVVRAINVRDGQSVKAGDVLIELDPTMTEADQERQKSDLLSAELDVARLRAALAEDPLAAFRPPHGAGAGEIEMHRQFLISQVAEQNAKLAEIERQQNQREAERSTTLASVAKLQATTPVLQERVDIRKKLVDNALASKVDYLSEYQELVSLQQDLNLQQSRLREADAAIAVLRETKEKTAAEYRRATYDALAKADQRVESAEQEEIKAEQRTKLQRLTAPVDGVVQQLAIHTVGGVVTPAQPLAVVVPSESHLEIEAMLSNRDIGFVHPGQKTEIKVDTFNFTRYGLLHGEVLSVSPDAIPRERQSDSNDRVSGAEQSDSEPRGQELEYAARVSLDRAYMQVDDKLVKLGPGMAVTIEIKTGARSIIGYFLSPLAKYKQEALRDR; translated from the coding sequence ATGACGTCCGCTAGCCGAAACATCGTCCCATTTCCGAGAGCCCAAGTTCGCCGCCGGGAGCACGAAGTTGCGTTCCTGCCGGCAGCGCTCGAAATCACCGAAACGCCGCCGTCACCGATCGGCCGCGCGATCGCGGCGAGCATCGTCGCGGTCTTCTGCGTCGCGCTGGTGTGGGCATCGTTGGGCAGCATCGATATCGTCGCAACCGCGACGGGCAAGATCGTGCCAGACGGACGCAGCAAGCTGATTCAGCCATTCGAGACGGGCGTTGTCCGCGCCATCAATGTACGCGATGGACAGAGCGTGAAGGCCGGCGACGTGCTGATCGAGCTGGACCCGACCATGACGGAAGCCGACCAGGAGCGCCAGAAAAGCGATCTTCTTTCGGCCGAACTCGACGTCGCCCGGCTGCGCGCGGCGCTCGCGGAGGATCCGCTCGCTGCCTTCCGGCCGCCGCACGGCGCGGGCGCCGGGGAGATCGAGATGCATCGTCAATTTCTGATCAGTCAGGTCGCCGAACAGAACGCCAAGCTCGCGGAGATCGAGCGCCAGCAGAATCAGAGGGAAGCAGAACGATCGACTACTTTGGCAAGCGTCGCGAAGCTCCAGGCGACGACACCCGTGCTGCAGGAGCGAGTCGACATTCGCAAGAAGCTCGTCGACAACGCGCTTGCTTCGAAGGTCGACTATCTCTCCGAGTATCAGGAGTTGGTCAGCCTTCAGCAGGATCTCAACCTGCAGCAGAGCAGGCTGCGCGAAGCCGATGCAGCCATCGCGGTGCTAAGGGAGACGAAGGAAAAGACCGCCGCGGAGTATCGGCGCGCGACCTATGACGCACTCGCGAAAGCCGACCAAAGGGTTGAGAGTGCCGAGCAGGAGGAGATCAAGGCAGAGCAGCGCACGAAGCTCCAACGATTGACCGCGCCGGTCGACGGCGTCGTGCAACAACTCGCCATTCACACGGTGGGAGGCGTGGTTACGCCTGCTCAGCCACTGGCCGTGGTGGTTCCGAGCGAGAGCCATCTCGAAATCGAGGCCATGCTCTCCAACCGAGATATCGGATTCGTCCACCCGGGACAGAAGACGGAAATCAAGGTCGACACATTCAACTTCACCCGCTACGGGCTTCTTCATGGAGAAGTGCTCAGCGTGTCACCGGACGCCATACCTCGCGAGAGGCAGAGCGATTCGAATGACCGCGTATCGGGCGCAGAGCAGAGCGACAGCGAGCCGAGGGGTCAGGAACTGGAATATGCCGCGCGCGTTTCGCTTGACCGTGCGTACATGCAGGTGGACGACAAGCTCGTCAAGCTCGGTCCGGGCATGGCGGTGACGATCGAGATCAAGACCGGCGCGCGCAGTATCATCGGCTACTTTCTCTCGCCGCTGGCGAAATACAAGCAGGAAGCGCTGCGAGACCGTTAA